From a region of the Schistocerca nitens isolate TAMUIC-IGC-003100 chromosome 8, iqSchNite1.1, whole genome shotgun sequence genome:
- the LOC126198928 gene encoding uncharacterized protein LOC126198928 isoform X1 has translation MSRQFWKDFLIAYMSMPCLWKVRSPDYNNRVKKNQCYAILANMCREFEPTADRAFVQRKINSFRTTFRKEHRKVTESKMCATGTADVHKPTLWYYDILLPTVLQGSPRSIQSTLEEVELAQDDISNFEDSEADAEDAANESEATDSMRGIADNGVVSSVCAPPALSLRTVLPTVCTKRMWRESKNDKLQKVACEQKSSPLMENDEFYHFGMSIALKMRKMSNMNNMQCIIAEKLISEVIFHGHMQDLTYDTVIKIPGKHVN, from the exons ATGAGTAGGCAGTTTTGGAAAGATTTTTTGATTGCTTATATGTCCATGCCTTGTTTGTGGAAAGTTAGGTCCCCAGACTAcaacaacagagtcaagaaaaaCCAGTGCTATGCTATATTGGCAAATATGTGTCGCGAATTCGAACCGACAGCAGACAGAGCTTTCGTACAAAGGAAGATAAATTCGTTTCGTACAACATTTCGTAAGGAACACAGAAAAGTAACTGAAAGCAAAATGTGTGCTACCGGAACAGCTGACGTACACAAGCCAACTTTGTGGTACTATGACATATTGTTACcgacagttctgcaaggttccccaCGGTCCATCCAGTCAACACTGGAAGAAGTCGAGTTGGCACAAGATGACATTAGTAATTTCGAAGATAGTGAAGCAGATGCAGAG GATGCCGCAAATGAGTCGGAGGCCACTGATTCTATGCGTGGAATTGCAGATAATGGTGTGGTATCTTCAGTGTGTGCTCCACCTGCCCTTTCTTTGCGCACTGTGCTACCTACGGTATGCACTAAGAGAATGTGGCGAGAATCAAAAAATGATAAGCTACAGAAGGTAGCATGCGAGCAGAAGTCATCACCCTTAATGGAAAACGATGAATTTTATCACTTTGGAATGAGCATTGCTCTTAAAATGCGTAAAATGTCCAATATGAATAATATGCAATGTATTATTGCAGAAAAACTTATCTCAGAGGTAATATTTCATGGACATATGCAGGATCTCACTTATGACACAGTTATTAAAATTCCTGGGAAACATGTAAATTGA